A genomic segment from Triticum dicoccoides isolate Atlit2015 ecotype Zavitan chromosome 1A, WEW_v2.0, whole genome shotgun sequence encodes:
- the LOC119277193 gene encoding uncharacterized protein LOC119277193 yields the protein MSSSASASRRSWPRYGAVPMTRCPACQRIAPLKRLVTTTDKNGNLGREFVKCESKPEQGKKLKQYTHFEWLDEYIERIQLEGASGELDLPLEAEKLGKFGSGASGSGAPGSGNSIGGARPSIGATVGDAGVTAELKKLNKQMKKLIELQKHGNLMGLMAAFFYVCVIGLAFVYVMIISRK from the exons ATGTCGAGCTCCGCTTCAGCCTCCCGCCGCTCATGGCCGCGCTATGGCGCAGTGCCCATGACAAGATGCCCTGCATGCCAACGTATCGCACCCCTGAAGCGGCTAGTCACAACGACCGACAAGAATGGCAACCTTGGGCGGGAAttcgtgaaatgcgagagcaaaccagagcagggaaag AAATTGAAGCAATACACCCATTTTGAGTGGCTAGATGAGTACATAGAGCGGATTCAACTGGAGGGTGCATCAGGGGAGCTCGATTTACCGTTGGAGGCGGAGAAGTTGGGCAAGTTTGGATCGGGCGCATCTGGATCCGGGGCCCCTGGATCTGGCAATTCCATCGGGGGCGCCCGCCCTTCCATTGGTGCTACTGTGGGGGATGCAGGAGTGACGGCAGAGCTGAAGAAGCTGAACAAGCAGATGAAGAAACTCATCGAATTGCAGAAGCATGGCAATTTGATGGGGCTGATGGCCGCATTTTTTtatgtttgtgtaattggtctcgcaTTTGTTTATGTGATGATAATTAGTCGTAAGTGA